In the Scyliorhinus torazame isolate Kashiwa2021f chromosome 22, sScyTor2.1, whole genome shotgun sequence genome, one interval contains:
- the LOC140398825 gene encoding tumor necrosis factor ligand superfamily member 15-like, with amino-acid sequence MLKPTSTDPEDLTCRNSKCIMAKKHSCSSLLLTIFIILQWLAIAAMCSIIFFYINVLKEDIHTEVLAKMKNITISSFQTTGGYTFKSSVAKSEKPIAHFPALTAAADIQNTSGHLLFEHKRGHAFKTSDMKYDEGGYLVIPTSGVYFIYAQVTFICSQDCTKLSQQFFAAILKKNNQYPYPEELLKSYARPQGDDFLKVSTYQAGAFQLYADDYIYAKVPDNLYTHISEGEHETYFGAFLLHPGTSE; translated from the exons ATGCTGAAACCCACCTCTACGGATCCAGAAGACTTGACGTGCAGGAACTCAAAGTGCATAATGGCTAAAAAGCACAGTTGCAGCTCATTACTTCTCACCATTTTTATCATTCTGCAGTGGCTTGCAATAGCAGCCATGTGCTCCATCATCTTTTTCTACATCAATGTGCTAAAGGAG GACATACATACTGAAGTGCTGGCAAAGATGAAGAATATCACAATTTCCA GTTTTCAGACCACAGGAGGTTATACATTCAAGAGCTCAGTGGCAAAATCAGAGAAGCCAATCGCTCACTTTCCTGCACTTAcag CTGCAGCAGATATCCAGAATACGTCAGGCCATCTGCTTTTTGAACACAAACGTGGACACGCTTTCAAAACATCTGACATGAAGTACGATGAAGGTGGCTACTTGGTGATACCCACTAGCGGTGTCTACTTTATATATGCACAGGTGACCTTTATATGTTCACAAGACTGCACCAAGCTCTCTCAGCAATTCTTTGCTGCTATTTTAAAGAAGAACAACCAGTACCCTTACCCGGAGGAGTTGCTGAAAAGCTATGCTAGACCTCAAGGTGATGACTTTCTGAAGGTTTCAACCTACCAGGCTGGAGCCTTCCAGCTTTATGCTGATGACTATATTTATGCTAAAGTTCCCGACAACCTGTATACCCATATTTCAGAAGGTGAACACGAAACTTACTTTGGGGCTTTCTTGCTTCATCCTGGTACTTCAGAATAA